The Polynucleobacter necessarius genome window below encodes:
- the pstC gene encoding phosphate ABC transporter permease subunit PstC — MEITQSHSAPTPQALSIAKLQRIQDLLFHGITQFFAIGVLIALLGILVSLSINAWPALSTFGPGFFFSKEWDVVNGEFGGLIAIYGTVVTSFISLLIAVPLSFGIAVFLTELCPGPLRRPLGTAVELLAAVPSIIYGMFGLFIFAPLFAEYIQPALAGTLGHIPGFGILFSGAFNGIGILCAGLILAMMILPFIASVMRDVFEIVPPVLKEPAYGIGCTTWEVVGNVVLPYTKAGVIGGIMLGLGRALGETMAVTFVIGNAHRLSPSLFAPGTSIASTLANEFGEAEAGNHLSSLFALGLALFLITFIVLACAKWMLNNMEKKQG; from the coding sequence ATGGAAATTACTCAGTCACATTCAGCGCCAACGCCTCAGGCCTTGAGTATTGCTAAATTGCAGCGGATACAGGATTTACTATTTCATGGCATTACTCAATTTTTTGCGATAGGAGTCTTGATTGCCTTATTGGGCATCTTAGTTTCGCTTAGCATTAATGCATGGCCTGCACTCAGTACTTTTGGGCCTGGCTTTTTCTTCTCCAAAGAATGGGATGTTGTTAACGGCGAATTCGGTGGTCTTATCGCGATTTATGGCACTGTGGTTACCTCCTTTATTTCCTTGTTAATTGCTGTACCGCTCAGTTTTGGTATCGCAGTATTTCTGACCGAACTATGTCCTGGACCCTTGCGCAGACCCTTAGGTACTGCAGTAGAGTTGCTGGCTGCGGTGCCATCCATCATCTACGGCATGTTTGGACTTTTTATTTTTGCACCATTGTTTGCAGAATATATTCAGCCAGCTTTGGCTGGTACATTGGGTCACATCCCAGGTTTTGGTATTTTGTTTTCCGGTGCTTTTAACGGTATTGGTATTCTCTGTGCCGGCTTAATTTTGGCCATGATGATTCTGCCCTTTATTGCCTCGGTAATGCGTGATGTATTTGAAATTGTTCCACCAGTTCTTAAGGAACCAGCCTATGGTATTGGCTGCACTACTTGGGAGGTGGTTGGAAACGTTGTGCTGCCATATACCAAGGCTGGCGTCATCGGAGGAATCATGCTTGGACTAGGGCGCGCACTTGGTGAAACAATGGCAGTTACCTTCGTTATTGGTAATGCGCACCGTTTGTCCCCTTCACTCTTTGCTCCGGGAACTTCTATTGCTTCGACTCTTGCTAATGAATTTGGCGAGGCAGAAGCTGGCAATCATCTTTCATCATTGTTTGCTCTCGGTTTAGCACTTTTCCTGATCACCTTCATTGTGTTGGCATGCGCTAAGTGGATGCTGAACAATATGGAGAAGAAACAGGGCTGA
- the phoU gene encoding phosphate signaling complex protein PhoU: MSDKHLSSQFDADLNSLSSRVLEMGGLVESQISTAMRAFTTMDIDTCNIVIENEKLVNDLEIQIDLACTELIARRQPTARDLRLVMAVSKAITNLERAGDEAERVAKRTKRLIESNVPYKINVAEIRLSGQMAINLLRRSLDAFARLDTAAAAEVVTEDRQIDEEFRGFVRKLISYMSEDPHTISTGLDILTIAKAIERIGDHAKNIAEFVIYIAKGSDVRHIPHEDLVREANKQ; the protein is encoded by the coding sequence ATGTCAGATAAACACCTATCATCACAATTTGATGCTGACCTCAATTCACTCTCAAGTCGCGTACTTGAGATGGGTGGATTGGTTGAGTCCCAAATCTCCACTGCCATGCGTGCTTTTACGACAATGGATATCGATACTTGTAATATTGTCATAGAAAATGAAAAGCTGGTTAATGATTTGGAAATTCAAATTGACTTAGCCTGTACTGAGTTAATTGCTCGTCGCCAGCCAACTGCACGTGATTTGCGTTTAGTGATGGCCGTTTCAAAAGCGATAACCAATCTTGAGCGTGCTGGTGATGAGGCTGAAAGGGTTGCTAAGAGAACTAAGCGATTAATTGAGTCTAATGTCCCTTATAAAATCAACGTGGCAGAGATTCGTTTATCCGGCCAAATGGCGATTAATTTATTACGTCGCAGCCTAGATGCGTTTGCTCGCCTTGATACCGCTGCTGCGGCTGAGGTAGTAACCGAAGATCGTCAAATTGATGAGGAATTTAGGGGTTTTGTGCGCAAGCTAATTTCGTACATGTCTGAAGACCCGCATACGATTAGCACAGGCTTAGATATACTGACAATCGCTAAAGCGATAGAGCGTATTGGTGACCATGCCAAGAATATTGCAGAGTTTGTGATTTATATTGCTAAAGGCTCTGATGTGCGTCATATTCCGCATGAAGATCTAGTGCGCGAAGCAAACAAGCAATAA
- the phoR gene encoding phosphate regulon sensor histidine kinase PhoR, which produces MVSALTRFALLIGLALIAAFITLEVWSAQWAIPLGIFIISAPPIYSYINLARLKKYILSDSLEKMSLPSGYWEEVLFRLQRLIKNQKQKLLTIERQHNTFIEAFQASPNGLVMLDENDQIEWCNSIAEQFFGLIYKRDVMQRINFLIRRPEFIQYFTKRNFEEPLLMERMGPSSSISVMLQAFPFGQKRHLILVQNVTDLQKADAMRRDFVANVSHEMRTPITVLMGFLETVQSLDLPKDQQDQYFEMMMAQAIRMKSLVEDLLTLANLESNSLPAITKPVHIKTLMALLKNDVEALSMGRHSFTFEALSQQDLLGDEREVLSAFSNLVSNAIRYTPDAGLIDVKWSFNAEDGQGEFSVTDTGPGIAAEHLSRLTERFYRVDRSRSRDTGGTGLGLAIVKHIASRHQAQLIIESTPGRGSTFMLRFPKERLIPITHPA; this is translated from the coding sequence ATGGTTTCCGCCTTAACTCGCTTCGCCTTGTTGATTGGCCTTGCCCTGATTGCGGCTTTCATTACCCTTGAAGTTTGGAGTGCGCAGTGGGCTATACCGTTGGGGATTTTTATCATCTCAGCCCCCCCTATTTACTCCTATATTAATTTAGCACGCTTAAAAAAATATATCCTGAGTGATTCCCTGGAAAAAATGTCGTTGCCGAGCGGCTACTGGGAAGAAGTGCTTTTTAGACTGCAACGCTTAATTAAAAACCAAAAACAAAAACTACTCACGATTGAGCGCCAACACAATACTTTTATAGAAGCATTTCAGGCATCTCCAAATGGTCTGGTGATGCTCGATGAAAACGATCAAATTGAATGGTGTAATAGTATTGCCGAGCAGTTTTTTGGGCTCATCTACAAACGGGATGTCATGCAGCGTATTAACTTTTTAATACGTAGGCCGGAGTTTATTCAGTACTTTACTAAGAGAAATTTTGAAGAGCCCTTGTTAATGGAAAGAATGGGTCCGAGTAGTAGTATCAGCGTAATGCTACAAGCCTTTCCATTTGGACAAAAGCGTCATTTGATCTTGGTCCAGAACGTCACCGATTTACAAAAAGCGGATGCTATGCGTCGCGACTTCGTTGCAAATGTCTCTCATGAGATGAGAACTCCTATTACAGTGTTAATGGGCTTTTTAGAAACTGTTCAGTCTCTTGATCTTCCTAAGGATCAGCAAGATCAATATTTCGAGATGATGATGGCTCAGGCCATCAGAATGAAGAGTCTGGTAGAGGATTTGCTGACTTTAGCGAATCTCGAATCCAATTCGCTACCTGCGATTACTAAGCCAGTACATATTAAAACCTTGATGGCTCTACTCAAAAATGATGTGGAAGCGCTCTCAATGGGAAGACACTCATTTACCTTTGAAGCTTTATCTCAACAAGATTTGCTGGGGGATGAGCGCGAGGTTTTGTCTGCATTTAGTAACCTAGTATCTAATGCTATTCGCTATACGCCTGATGCTGGTTTGATTGACGTCAAGTGGAGTTTCAATGCAGAGGATGGGCAGGGAGAATTTTCAGTGACTGATACTGGCCCAGGCATAGCTGCTGAGCATCTTTCACGTCTAACAGAACGCTTTTATCGCGTGGATCGGAGTCGTTCGCGAGATACAGGTGGTACGGGGTTAGGTTTGGCTATTGTGAAACATATTGCCAGTCGACATCAGGCTCAATTGATTATTGAAAGCACTCCAGGCAGGGGGAGTACTTTTATGTTGCGCTTCCCTAAGGAGCGCCTCATCCCAATAACGCATCCTGCTTAG
- the phoB gene encoding phosphate regulon transcriptional regulator PhoB translates to MTHHILIVEDEPSIAELIAINLTHAGYKVEKAMQTEIAIALIKESVPSMIILDWMMPGKSGVQFAKELRAQERTRGLPILMLTAKSEEVDKVLGLDSGADDYVIKPFSPKELVARVRALLRRQSPMEDTGPLSIGPITLDPSSHRVLAVWSDLEPKPVSLGPTEYRLLQFFMANPERVHSRTNLRDNVWGNEVYIEQRTVDVHIKRLRAALAPVDCDRFIETVRGSGYRITKTPTES, encoded by the coding sequence ATGACCCATCACATACTCATTGTCGAAGATGAGCCGTCAATTGCCGAATTAATAGCCATTAACCTTACGCATGCAGGATATAAGGTTGAAAAGGCTATGCAGACTGAAATTGCGATTGCATTAATAAAGGAGAGTGTGCCTAGCATGATCATCTTGGACTGGATGATGCCAGGCAAATCCGGTGTGCAATTTGCAAAAGAACTGAGAGCCCAGGAGCGAACTAGAGGCTTGCCAATTTTGATGCTCACCGCCAAAAGCGAAGAAGTGGATAAGGTCCTAGGGTTGGATTCTGGGGCAGATGATTATGTAATAAAGCCTTTCTCTCCAAAAGAGTTGGTTGCTAGGGTGAGGGCCTTATTACGTAGACAGTCTCCAATGGAGGACACGGGTCCATTAAGTATTGGTCCGATTACACTTGATCCAAGCTCCCACCGTGTGTTGGCTGTTTGGTCTGATCTAGAGCCCAAGCCCGTCTCTTTAGGCCCAACTGAATACAGGCTTTTGCAGTTCTTTATGGCTAATCCTGAGCGTGTTCACTCCCGCACAAATTTGCGCGACAATGTGTGGGGCAATGAGGTCTATATTGAGCAAAGAACTGTAGACGTTCATATCAAGCGCCTGAGGGCAGCCTTAGCTCCCGTGGATTGTGATCGTTTCATTGAAACCGTTCGCGGCAGTGGCTACCGTATTACTAAGACGCCCACAGAATCTTAA
- the pstS gene encoding phosphate ABC transporter substrate-binding protein PstS, which translates to MKSLLKKALVISAISLAPAAFAVDMTGAGATFPYPIYAKWAEAYKAKTGSNLNYQSIGSSGGIKQSKAKILDFGATDNPVKFEDLAKDGMVQFPAIIGGVVPVINVDGVKPGEIKLDGPILADIFQGIISDWGDKRIAIMNPGVKIPSGPIIVVTRADGSGTTAIFTDYLAKTSTLFKDSVGAGAHVKWPAASTVGGKGNEGVAANVTRVKNSIGYVEYAYAKKNKMNFISLKNKDGNFVAPDDLTFAAAAAGADWAKISGMGAFITNAAGAKSWPITGASFILLYKNPENKANAAEVIKFFDFAFKDGKKMAEELDYVPMPDATTDFIRKNVFTKVITK; encoded by the coding sequence ATGAAATCACTCTTGAAAAAAGCGCTTGTGATTAGCGCCATTTCTCTTGCTCCAGCTGCCTTTGCTGTTGACATGACTGGTGCTGGTGCAACATTCCCATACCCAATCTATGCAAAATGGGCTGAAGCTTATAAAGCTAAAACTGGCTCGAATTTGAATTACCAGTCAATTGGCTCTTCAGGTGGTATCAAGCAAAGTAAAGCTAAAATTCTTGATTTCGGTGCTACCGACAATCCAGTGAAATTTGAAGATCTCGCAAAAGATGGCATGGTTCAGTTTCCAGCAATTATTGGTGGAGTTGTTCCTGTCATTAACGTTGATGGCGTTAAGCCAGGAGAAATCAAATTAGATGGTCCAATATTGGCCGATATCTTTCAGGGAATCATTTCTGACTGGGGCGATAAGCGTATCGCTATCATGAATCCTGGCGTAAAGATTCCTTCTGGCCCAATCATTGTAGTTACACGTGCTGATGGTTCTGGTACAACTGCAATTTTTACGGACTACTTAGCTAAGACCAGTACCTTATTTAAAGATTCAGTCGGTGCAGGAGCACACGTTAAGTGGCCAGCCGCTTCTACGGTAGGTGGTAAAGGTAATGAAGGCGTAGCTGCTAACGTTACTCGCGTGAAAAACTCAATCGGTTATGTAGAGTATGCATACGCTAAAAAGAACAAAATGAATTTCATTTCCTTGAAAAACAAGGACGGTAATTTTGTTGCTCCGGATGACTTAACATTCGCTGCTGCAGCTGCTGGAGCAGATTGGGCAAAGATTTCTGGTATGGGAGCCTTTATCACTAATGCTGCTGGTGCGAAATCGTGGCCTATTACAGGCGCATCATTCATTTTGCTCTATAAGAATCCTGAGAACAAAGCCAACGCTGCTGAAGTCATTAAGTTCTTTGATTTTGCATTTAAGGATGGCAAAAAGATGGCTGAAGAGTTAGATTACGTGCCAATGCCTGATGCGACCACTGACTTCATTCGTAAAAATGTATTCACTAAGGTTATAACGAAATAA
- the pstB gene encoding phosphate ABC transporter ATP-binding protein PstB, with translation MNTMFDLNQIDSQGGRVDATGQQSEQAAINALEVRDLNFFYGSFQGLKDINLDIEQGRVTAFIGPSGCGKSTLLRTLNRMYDLYPDQRAEGEINFYGQNILSPEQDLNLLRSRIGMVFQKPTPFPMSIYENIAFGVRLYENLSRSEMDERVEWALNKAALWNEAKDKLNQSGLSLSGGQQQRLCIARGVAVKPSVILLDEPTSALDPISTGKIEELINELKHEYTIAIVTHNMQQAARVSDYTAYMYLGSLIEYGKTDEIFIKPKRKETEDYITGRFG, from the coding sequence ATGAACACAATGTTTGACTTAAATCAGATCGACAGTCAAGGGGGTAGAGTGGATGCAACGGGGCAACAATCCGAACAGGCAGCCATTAATGCTCTCGAGGTCAGAGATTTGAATTTCTTCTACGGCTCATTTCAGGGCTTAAAAGACATTAATTTGGACATCGAACAAGGGAGAGTTACCGCATTCATTGGACCATCTGGTTGCGGAAAGTCTACTTTATTGCGTACCCTAAATCGTATGTATGATCTGTACCCTGACCAGAGAGCAGAAGGCGAAATTAATTTCTATGGTCAGAATATTCTTTCTCCTGAACAAGACCTAAACCTATTACGCTCTCGTATCGGCATGGTTTTCCAGAAGCCAACTCCATTTCCAATGTCTATTTATGAAAACATTGCATTTGGAGTGCGTCTCTATGAAAATCTCTCCCGTTCAGAGATGGATGAGCGCGTTGAGTGGGCCCTAAATAAAGCTGCTCTGTGGAATGAAGCAAAAGATAAATTAAATCAAAGTGGACTCTCGCTATCTGGAGGTCAGCAACAGCGCCTATGTATTGCTCGCGGTGTTGCAGTAAAGCCATCCGTAATTTTGCTGGATGAGCCTACTTCGGCTTTGGATCCGATTTCTACAGGGAAGATCGAAGAGCTCATTAATGAATTGAAGCATGAGTACACCATTGCAATTGTGACTCATAACATGCAACAAGCTGCGCGTGTATCGGATTACACTGCCTATATGTATTTAGGTAGCCTAATTGAGTATGGCAAGACAGATGAGATTTTTATTAAGCCTAAGCGTAAAGAAACAGAAGACTATATTACCGGCCGCTTCGGTTAA
- the pstA gene encoding phosphate ABC transporter permease PstA, with product MNFNSNMDPAIFAKRKRANKIGLTLSMGAMVLGMVFLFWILSVLVIKGFSALDLSLFVNSTPAPGSEGGGLANAIVGSLMLVGTCTLVSTPIGVLAGLYLSEYGDRSRVAAITRFVTDIMLSAPSIVIGLFVYAFVVAQVRHFSGWAGTVALALIAIPVVVRTTENMLRLVPGSLREAAYALGTPKWKVAFKVTLRAARSGVITGVLLALARVSGETAPLLFTALNNQFFSTNMNAPMANLPVVIFQFTMSPYDNWVELAWGGALLITFAVLGLNILARVVFREKVQR from the coding sequence ATGAACTTTAATTCTAATATGGATCCAGCAATCTTTGCTAAACGTAAGCGTGCCAATAAAATTGGTCTAACTCTCTCCATGGGAGCCATGGTTTTGGGTATGGTTTTCTTGTTTTGGATTTTGAGTGTTTTAGTAATTAAAGGATTCTCAGCATTAGATTTATCTCTTTTTGTGAATAGCACTCCAGCTCCCGGTTCTGAAGGTGGTGGTTTGGCTAACGCCATTGTTGGCAGCCTCATGCTGGTAGGTACATGTACCTTGGTGAGTACTCCGATTGGCGTTCTAGCTGGTTTGTATTTGTCTGAATATGGAGATCGCAGTCGAGTTGCAGCCATTACTCGCTTTGTGACCGACATCATGCTTTCAGCACCATCGATTGTGATTGGTTTATTTGTGTATGCATTCGTAGTAGCACAGGTAAGACACTTCTCTGGTTGGGCTGGTACTGTTGCCCTTGCACTCATTGCGATACCAGTTGTGGTGCGTACCACTGAAAATATGCTTCGCTTAGTGCCTGGAAGTTTGCGTGAAGCTGCTTATGCTTTGGGAACGCCAAAATGGAAAGTGGCCTTTAAAGTGACTTTGCGTGCAGCGCGGAGTGGCGTCATTACAGGTGTCTTATTGGCGCTTGCTCGTGTGAGCGGTGAAACAGCGCCACTGTTATTTACTGCACTGAATAACCAATTCTTCTCTACCAATATGAATGCGCCTATGGCCAATTTGCCGGTAGTGATTTTTCAATTCACAATGAGTCCATACGATAACTGGGTTGAATTGGCCTGGGGCGGTGCATTGTTGATTACTTTTGCAGTTTTAGGCTTAAATATATTGGCACGTGTGGTTTTCCGTGAGAAAGTGCAAAGATGA